In one Caballeronia sp. M1242 genomic region, the following are encoded:
- a CDS encoding carboxymuconolactone decarboxylase family protein has product MTQRINYVQQSPELFKRFVSFGLAVKESGIEASICELTSLRASQINGCAFCVDMHVKEARIHGERELRLHHVAIWRESTLFSPRERAALAWTEILTKLPADGVPDDVFEQVKTQFTDQELSNLTFHVMAINGWNRVNVAFRTVPGSSDAAFGLEKADLS; this is encoded by the coding sequence ATGACTCAACGCATCAACTACGTTCAACAATCACCCGAGCTATTCAAGCGCTTTGTTTCGTTTGGTCTGGCGGTGAAGGAAAGCGGTATCGAGGCGTCGATCTGCGAACTGACATCGCTGCGGGCATCGCAAATCAATGGCTGCGCGTTCTGCGTCGACATGCACGTGAAGGAAGCAAGGATTCATGGCGAGCGCGAACTGCGGCTGCATCACGTGGCCATCTGGCGGGAGTCGACGCTATTCTCGCCGCGTGAACGCGCCGCGCTCGCATGGACCGAAATCCTCACAAAGCTGCCGGCGGACGGCGTGCCGGACGATGTCTTCGAGCAAGTTAAAACGCAGTTCACAGACCAGGAGTTGTCGAACCTGACGTTTCATGTCATGGCGATCAACGGCTGGAATCGCGTGAATGTCGCTTTCCGCACTGTGCCGGGATCGTCGGACGCGGCGTTCGGGCTTGAGAAGGCGGACCTCTCGTGA
- a CDS encoding RNA polymerase sigma-70 factor, translating to MNKAVSAGPAPDDTDDATRSFNALRKRLYGIAYRMLASVAEAEDVVQDAWLRWNAASRADIENPEAWLVAVATRLSIDRLRAAKLQRERYAGIWLPEPDALDEPVTPEEIKERADDVSVAFLMLLERLSPDARAAFLLREVFDVDYGEVAKTLDKSEAACRQLVSRAKTQLREGRARITVPREIHLRLLTQFARALEHGDFAAIQGLLAEDAVLVGDGGGRVPSFPKPMEGGRRIAQLFYASQLRFKTNLRMELAVLNGQWALLRFIEGKLESAQSYETDGERIVRILVQRNPDKLVRLANAFGGC from the coding sequence ATGAACAAGGCGGTTTCAGCCGGCCCGGCTCCCGACGATACCGACGACGCCACGCGTTCGTTCAACGCGTTGCGCAAACGGCTGTACGGGATCGCCTATCGCATGCTTGCATCGGTCGCTGAAGCCGAAGACGTCGTGCAGGATGCGTGGCTACGCTGGAATGCCGCGTCGCGCGCGGACATCGAGAATCCGGAGGCATGGCTCGTCGCGGTTGCCACGCGCTTGTCGATCGACAGGTTGAGGGCGGCGAAGCTGCAGCGCGAGCGTTATGCGGGGATCTGGCTGCCAGAGCCTGATGCGCTCGATGAGCCCGTTACGCCTGAAGAAATTAAAGAGCGCGCCGACGACGTTTCGGTTGCTTTCCTGATGCTGCTGGAACGGCTGAGTCCCGACGCGCGCGCGGCGTTTCTGCTCCGTGAAGTATTCGATGTCGATTACGGCGAAGTCGCCAAGACGCTGGACAAGTCCGAGGCGGCGTGCCGTCAACTGGTTAGTCGCGCAAAGACGCAGCTGCGCGAAGGCCGTGCCCGCATCACGGTGCCGCGCGAGATTCATCTGCGCTTGCTGACGCAATTCGCGCGGGCGCTCGAACATGGCGATTTCGCAGCCATCCAAGGGCTGCTTGCGGAGGATGCGGTGCTTGTCGGAGACGGCGGGGGCCGCGTGCCGAGCTTTCCGAAGCCGATGGAGGGCGGCAGGCGCATCGCGCAGCTCTTCTATGCATCGCAGCTACGCTTCAAGACAAATCTGCGCATGGAACTGGCCGTACTTAACGGGCAATGGGCGCTCTTGCGATTCATCGAGGGAAAGCTCGAATCGGCCCAGTCGTATGAAACTGACGGCGAGCGCATCGTGCGCATTCTCGTGCAGCGCAATCCCGACAAGCTGGTGAGGCTCGCCAACGCTTTTGGCGGCTGCTGA
- a CDS encoding bestrophin family protein, with product MHLGRSYRLTEFLFWTRRQIYALLVCGSLPVILYKYASMTWLSVPLTIVVLLGTATSFIVGFKNVQTYNRAQDAQMVWTSIVGASRRWGQIACTLPNERDVGRDLIFRHLAWLTALRYQLRSPRMWEGMSRSFNLEYRRRYHVPEWEQALDEVLARYLSPSETACALASSSSTAAIISMQSHYLKGLHDAGQLNVSFYLELQRGIGEFIELQANAERLKNYPYPRQYATISALFVRFFCLLFPFGLLQEFDRLNDVVSGPMHGNMVWLAVPFSVIVSWMYTSLAQVGESTENPFEGSANDVPISTLCAALESDLRAMLGETVRHVEPEMIAL from the coding sequence ATGCATCTAGGCAGATCCTATCGGCTAACGGAGTTCCTCTTCTGGACGCGCAGGCAGATCTATGCGCTGCTCGTGTGCGGCTCGCTGCCGGTGATTCTCTACAAGTATGCGTCGATGACGTGGCTGTCGGTGCCGCTCACCATAGTCGTGCTGTTGGGAACAGCGACGTCATTTATCGTCGGCTTCAAGAACGTGCAGACATATAACCGCGCGCAGGATGCGCAGATGGTCTGGACGAGCATCGTGGGAGCGAGCCGCCGGTGGGGCCAAATAGCATGCACGCTTCCGAATGAGCGAGATGTCGGCAGGGATCTCATTTTCCGGCATCTCGCCTGGCTCACCGCGTTGCGCTATCAACTGCGCAGTCCCCGAATGTGGGAAGGCATGAGCCGATCCTTCAATCTGGAGTACCGGCGCCGATATCATGTGCCCGAATGGGAACAAGCGCTCGACGAGGTACTGGCACGATATCTATCTCCGTCGGAAACGGCCTGCGCGCTTGCGTCGTCATCATCAACGGCCGCGATCATCAGCATGCAGAGTCATTACCTGAAGGGGCTGCATGATGCCGGCCAGCTTAATGTGTCGTTCTATCTCGAGCTACAGCGCGGAATCGGGGAATTCATCGAACTGCAGGCGAACGCTGAACGGCTGAAGAACTATCCTTACCCCCGTCAGTACGCAACAATCAGCGCGCTGTTCGTGCGGTTTTTCTGTTTGTTGTTTCCGTTCGGCTTGTTGCAGGAGTTCGACAGACTCAACGACGTCGTGAGCGGGCCGATGCACGGCAATATGGTCTGGCTCGCCGTGCCGTTCAGCGTGATCGTGTCGTGGATGTACACGTCGCTGGCACAGGTCGGCGAAAGCACGGAGAATCCGTTCGAAGGCAGCGCGAACGATGTGCCTATCTCGACGTTATGCGCGGCCCTGGAGAGCGATCTTCGCGCGATGCTCGGCGAGACGGTCAGGCACGTCGAACCGGAGATGATCGCGCTCTGA
- a CDS encoding YbhB/YbcL family Raf kinase inhibitor-like protein — translation MKLNALLRAVCCMSLLAMLPAVAAAAPFAVRVDGLERGRFENEQVYGGFGCHGENVSPRISWTHVPPGTKSIVITLHDPDAPTGGLGWRHWQVVNIAPSQTSIEKGASGHVDLLPAGAVETLTDFGASAYGGPCPPQGESHRYIVTASALAVPSLGVDAKSSPALVAYQMHGKVIGEAHYVARYRRSAE, via the coding sequence ATGAAACTCAACGCTCTCCTGCGAGCCGTCTGCTGCATGTCACTGTTGGCCATGCTGCCCGCCGTCGCAGCGGCGGCTCCGTTCGCTGTTCGCGTCGATGGCCTCGAACGCGGCCGGTTCGAAAACGAACAGGTGTATGGTGGATTCGGCTGTCACGGTGAAAACGTGTCGCCCCGTATCTCGTGGACTCATGTTCCGCCAGGAACCAAGAGCATCGTCATCACGCTACACGACCCGGACGCGCCCACGGGCGGCCTCGGCTGGAGACACTGGCAGGTCGTGAACATCGCGCCTTCGCAAACATCGATCGAGAAGGGTGCTTCGGGCCATGTCGATTTGCTTCCGGCAGGCGCCGTCGAGACGCTGACCGATTTCGGTGCCTCCGCTTATGGCGGCCCGTGCCCGCCGCAAGGCGAATCGCATCGCTACATCGTGACGGCGTCTGCATTGGCGGTGCCCAGCCTCGGCGTCGACGCGAAGTCCAGTCCGGCACTCGTCGCCTATCAGATGCACGGCAAAGTCATCGGCGAGGCGCACTATGTGGCGCGCTATCGCCGATCGGCTGAGTAA
- a CDS encoding MBL fold metallo-hydrolase: MSAIIRNVQPVTQAIGKRGSGELVPSRYAVRVGDVDVVLISDGVLPLPTSTMSTNVSEAQRNEWFDGRFLQRDMFDWALNIALVRSGERLILIDSGVGDGFEYFSRAGKSVMRLESAGIDLAAITDIVITHMHMDHVGGLNVDGVKAKLRRDVRIHVSAAEVAFWKSPDFSKTVMPEAVPPALRKAAATFMELYGDNIVKFDREVEVATGVSARVTGGHTPGHCVVDVASNGEKLTFVGDAVFEVNFDNPDWQNGFEHDPEAAVDVRLALLNEAAESGALLAAAHVAFPSIGHVAKTNDGFRFVPVQWDY, from the coding sequence ATGAGCGCAATAATCCGCAACGTGCAGCCCGTTACTCAAGCGATCGGCAAGAGGGGTTCCGGTGAGCTCGTGCCTTCCCGTTACGCCGTGCGCGTGGGCGATGTCGACGTCGTGCTGATCAGCGACGGCGTCTTGCCCCTGCCGACATCGACCATGTCGACCAATGTGAGCGAAGCGCAGCGCAACGAATGGTTCGACGGACGTTTCCTGCAGCGCGACATGTTCGATTGGGCGCTCAACATCGCGCTCGTGCGCAGCGGCGAACGATTGATCCTCATCGACTCGGGCGTAGGCGACGGTTTCGAGTACTTCTCGCGTGCCGGTAAGTCGGTCATGCGTCTGGAGTCGGCGGGCATCGACTTGGCCGCTATAACGGATATCGTCATCACGCACATGCACATGGATCACGTCGGCGGGCTGAACGTGGATGGAGTGAAGGCCAAGCTGCGCCGCGACGTGCGCATTCACGTGTCAGCCGCCGAAGTGGCGTTTTGGAAAAGCCCCGACTTCAGCAAGACCGTGATGCCCGAAGCGGTGCCTCCCGCGCTGCGCAAGGCAGCAGCGACGTTCATGGAGCTTTACGGAGACAACATCGTGAAGTTCGACCGAGAGGTGGAAGTCGCAACCGGCGTCTCCGCACGCGTCACCGGTGGCCATACGCCGGGACATTGCGTGGTGGATGTCGCATCGAATGGGGAGAAGCTGACGTTCGTCGGCGATGCCGTGTTCGAAGTCAATTTCGACAATCCCGATTGGCAAAACGGCTTCGAGCACGATCCCGAAGCGGCCGTCGATGTGCGGCTCGCGCTGTTGAACGAAGCCGCCGAGAGTGGCGCGCTGCTGGCTGCGGCCCATGTCGCATTCCCCTCCATCGGTCACGTTGCCAAGACCAATGACGGTTTCCGTTTCGTGCCCGTTCAGTGGGACTATTGA
- a CDS encoding SDR family NAD(P)-dependent oxidoreductase — translation MSQRKVAIVTGASQGMGEGIVNGFRARGYGVVATSRSIQPSADPDVLTIAGDIGDPETGKRLVAAALDKFGRIDTLVNNAGIFIGKPFTDYTEEDYRLKMKTNLDGFFFTTQQVIPVMLKQGSGHVIQITASTAEFASSRSPAFIAMLTKGGMNSATKSMAIEYAARGIRVNAVAPGVIRTPMHDPDMVEKLAAFHPMNKLGEVEDIVRAVLYLEDAVFSTGEILHVDGGLIAGR, via the coding sequence ATGAGTCAAAGAAAGGTCGCAATTGTCACCGGCGCTTCGCAGGGCATGGGAGAGGGCATCGTCAACGGTTTTCGCGCTCGGGGCTATGGCGTTGTTGCCACGTCGCGCTCCATTCAGCCGTCAGCCGATCCGGACGTTCTGACCATCGCCGGCGATATCGGCGACCCGGAGACAGGCAAGCGTCTCGTCGCCGCAGCCCTCGACAAGTTCGGTCGCATCGACACGCTGGTGAATAACGCGGGCATCTTCATCGGCAAGCCGTTCACCGACTATACCGAAGAGGACTATCGGCTCAAGATGAAGACGAACCTCGACGGCTTCTTCTTTACTACACAGCAGGTCATTCCAGTCATGCTGAAGCAGGGCAGCGGACACGTTATCCAGATCACGGCCTCTACGGCGGAGTTCGCCAGCTCGCGTTCTCCAGCGTTCATCGCCATGCTGACGAAGGGCGGGATGAACTCTGCAACCAAGAGCATGGCGATCGAGTACGCCGCCCGCGGTATCCGCGTGAACGCAGTGGCTCCGGGCGTCATCCGGACGCCCATGCACGATCCGGATATGGTGGAAAAGCTAGCGGCGTTCCATCCCATGAACAAGCTGGGCGAGGTGGAGGACATTGTTCGCGCGGTGCTCTATCTGGAGGACGCTGTGTTTTCGACGGGCGAAATTCTTCACGTCGATGGCGGCCTCATTGCCGGGCGTTGA
- a CDS encoding MBL fold metallo-hydrolase codes for MKFPLMTGMFASVIYCAGAQAISLGAFENERLPMFAGDTPPGTITVTYLGTTTLLFDDGTTQILVDAFLSRLPITKVRFARIKTDRKEVIRILKEARADRVKGIFVTHSHYDHAFDAGFIAQWTKAPLYGTESTRYIGLGAKLRDDQIKLFAPRQPVKLGEFEVTPIPSKHSPPFPFVNDNLGEKICAPLPQPQRERAYVEGGTYNLLITHRGHRILVVPSANYERGALHCVHAEVVFLSIGAIGTRSIDYHQRYYDNVIGCTRPSLVIPVHWDNFFVPLSKKLPALPGANVTLRYIRERLRSDNVRLGVVQGEQKVKLFDETSAVDVYQGPGPGCEKRQ; via the coding sequence ATGAAGTTTCCGCTGATGACCGGAATGTTCGCGTCCGTGATCTATTGCGCGGGTGCGCAAGCGATATCGCTCGGCGCTTTTGAGAATGAGCGTCTTCCGATGTTCGCTGGCGATACCCCGCCCGGCACGATCACCGTCACCTATCTCGGCACCACGACTCTACTTTTCGACGACGGCACTACGCAGATTCTCGTGGATGCCTTTCTTTCGCGACTGCCGATCACAAAAGTGAGGTTCGCGCGGATCAAGACGGACCGCAAGGAAGTCATTCGTATTCTGAAAGAAGCGAGGGCCGACCGCGTCAAAGGTATTTTCGTCACGCACTCGCACTACGACCATGCGTTCGACGCGGGCTTCATCGCGCAGTGGACCAAAGCGCCGCTTTACGGCACGGAAAGTACGCGCTATATCGGCCTCGGTGCGAAGCTTCGGGACGACCAGATCAAGCTCTTCGCACCGCGGCAACCGGTCAAGCTGGGCGAATTCGAAGTGACGCCTATTCCTTCTAAGCATTCTCCGCCATTTCCGTTCGTGAATGACAACCTAGGCGAGAAGATCTGCGCGCCTCTACCGCAACCGCAGCGAGAACGAGCGTATGTCGAAGGAGGAACGTATAACCTTCTGATCACGCATCGCGGCCATCGCATTTTAGTGGTGCCATCGGCGAACTATGAGCGAGGTGCGCTACATTGCGTTCACGCCGAGGTCGTGTTTCTCTCCATCGGGGCTATCGGCACGCGAAGCATCGACTATCACCAGCGCTACTACGACAACGTGATCGGCTGCACGCGGCCCTCGCTCGTTATCCCGGTACACTGGGACAACTTTTTCGTCCCGCTTTCGAAGAAGCTGCCTGCTCTGCCCGGCGCCAACGTGACGTTGCGATATATACGGGAACGGCTCAGAAGCGATAACGTCCGCTTGGGCGTTGTGCAGGGCGAACAGAAGGTTAAGCTATTCGACGAGACGTCTGCTGTCGACGTTTATCAGGGTCCGGGGCCAGGCTGCGAAAAGCGGCAGTGA